In the Acetobacterium sp. KB-1 genome, TTGATCATTTTAGGCATATCGTTGGTTGTCATAACACCCTGCCAGATATCAATACCCATTTCGATCATATAAGGGACTAAGGTTGCTGCGTAGCTGTCGCTATGGTGAACAATCAGTTCCACGCCGTTTTCTTTATAGAATCCGTAAATTTTCTTATAGGCTGGTAAGAAAAACTCTTCAAACATGGCTGGAGATAAGAATGTGGAAATTTGACTGCCCCAATCGTCATGGTGGAAAATGACTTCTGGTTTAAGGTGAGTCACTAATTCTTTAGCATAGGCCAATTCAAACTCAGTAATATAGTCAATTAGTTCGACCATAGCTTCAGGCTCTTCATAAAAACTCATTAAAGCATTTTCCATACCCATTAGGTAGTGAGTCAGTTCAAAAACTCCGGGAGCAATAAATGCGGTAACGTACTTATTGTCATGATCAACAGCTTTGGCGTCGGCAATGGCTTTTTCCCAGGCTTCAGCAGGGAAAACAACATTTGGCGCTTTGACATAATCTCGCCATTCCGTTACATCTTTTAATAGAATGTGATCGGCATCGTGGACAGGAAAAGAACCAAGTTGACCTTCAGGCCAGCGAATGGTGACACCCCATTCATTGACAACTTCTTCGCCCATTGCTGGTTTGATTCGGCAAGATGGCACGCTCATGATCATTTGCATAAATTCAAATTGTTTAACAAAACGATCCGGATTCCCCCCTGTGAGGACTTCTTTCAAATTTTCTTTTACAGTTAACATCGTGTGTAGCCTCCTTAAAATTTACATAGAATGAGTAATTGATCAGTTCCTGGCAAAGTTGCGGATAATCAGTGCAATAGTGACGGGGTAATAATAAAAAGCCTGATTGGTCGCGAACAAATTAAAAACTAATATTAGTATTAAGTATTTTATTTACTGTTATTTTAGTAAATGCACTTATCTTTACTGCAATTATAAACGGTTGCAGCATTTTTGTCAATGACTATTTTAGTAAATGTGTAGGATTTATGTTTTTTTCTTAAAGAAAACAAGTAAAACATCAGAATTATAAATTTGAGTCCGAGCCGTTTTTCTGAGGCAATAAAAAGACAGTGGCTCACAGTTATTTTAATTTGAGCCACTGTTGATAGTGAGAAGCGTTTATTTGGCGAGACTAATTTTTTGAGGAGAACGAAAGACTAGTCGGTATGCTTTGAAATATAATCGACGATTTCGTTTTTTCCCACCCGGTTAACACCGCTGTGTTCGACATCAAAACCGGAATCAATTTCATGGCCGAGGACGCGTTCCATCACTTCAGCAACCCTGGGACGGCAGAAGGTTCCCTGGCACCAACCGAATCCAGCGCGGGTGCGCCTTTTTATCCCATCGACGGTAGTCACGGTAATACCCCGATTCATAGCATCAATAATGGTGGCTTCACTCACCTGTTCACAGCGACAAATTATTTTCTCGGGGCTAGAATCAATATCCACGAAAGGCGTTATTTCTTTAAGTGGTTTTAATTCTGACCGGGTAATAATCGGTGCCCGATAAGGATTGAAGCTGGGGTCTTCTTCAAAGGGACAGTTTTGATTCTTTAAAAAGTCCAGAACCATCTCGGTAATTGCCGGAGAAGAAGTAAGTCCCGGTGATTGGATCCCGGCACAATTAATAAAGCCGGTAACGGGAGTGGCTTCAATGATAAAGTCATCGGTGGAGCTAACCGCCCGGACACCAGTGAAGCTGCGGACAAACTGTTTAATATTTAATTTATCAGTGGTATGTTTGGCCTCGTTGAAAATTTTAAGCAACCGTTCGGAATGGGTGGATTTATCAACCGTGTCTTCATTGACCGCGTCTGGCCCAATGATCAGGTTTCCGAAATAGGTGGGCGCCACCAGAATGCCCTTGCCCATTTTTGTGGGCATCTGGAACAGGACGGTATTAATAATGCTCGAAGAACCGCGAACCATAAGAAGATATTCTCCGGTGCGGGGGGTAATGGAGAAATAATCAAGGCCAACCATTTGTGAAATCGTGTCAGAGGAAACTCCGCCAGCATTGATCACGAACCGGGACTGATAATTTTTGCCGCTGTGATCCGTTAGATTAAAGCCATCAGCAGTTTTTTCAATCGCTGTAATTTCAGTATTTAATAATAGCTCAACGCCATTGGCAACTGCGTTTTCGGCCATTGCGATGGCCATTTCGTAGGGCGAACAAATGCCCGCGCCTTTACAATACAAGGCATATTTGACATCTGGATTGACGTTCGGTTCCATTGCCATGATCTGATCGTGGTCAAGGATTTCTAAATCATCCAGACCATTGGCCAGACCGTTTTCGTATAAGGATTTAAGTTTTTCCAGCTGATCTTCTTCAAAGGCCAGTACCAGCGAACCGACTTTTTCAAAACCAAAGTTTAATTCCTTGTCCAATTGGTCAAATTGTTTTCGGCCTTTGTAGCATAAGCCCCCTTTTACTTTGGTGTGGGATTCGGCAAAGCCCCCATGGACAATGGCCGAATTGGCTTTTGTTGCTCCCATGGACACATCATTTTCTTTATCAAAAATGACAACAGATAGTTTGTAACGACCAAGAGCCCGGGCGATCGATGTTCCGATTATGCCGGCTCCGATAATAGCCACATCATGCATAGTAGTCTCCTTTGTTAATGCTAAATTTTAAGTACTTAAACTTGCTAAAATTATTATATTACATACCCATTTTCCTGTGCTTCTCTCAGGAACTCATAGAAAAATTCTCTTTTCATATAGTTAAGTGGCAGGAATTCTTGTTGATTATAGGCAAAATTCAGTTTGGTTACCGCCGCTTCAAAGGAGATGTTCTCCAGGGGAATTGCACCAGCGGCAATGAGCTCCTTACAGGAGGCGTAAAGATCACCATGAATATTTTTGTAGGAGATCATATAATGATCCACATGGGGGTTGTTCTTTATAAATGCTAAGAGGGAAGTTCCGTTTTCTCCAGCGACATTTCCACTGCCGCAATGGTATAAAGAGTGAAGTATGGCTCGGATGGGACGTTTTTGGAGGTCAATTACCTCATAGTTTAAATTTTTGGAGGTCAATTACCTCATAGTTTAAATTTTTGGAGGTCAATTACCTCATAGTTTAAACCGGGATAGGCCCGCAGTGCCAGGACTTCGTTGCGAAATTCTTTAACTACAGGGATATCATCCGGGGAGGGGTTGTAAAGTTTCATCATGGTTGGATTTTTAGCCGTGGGGACACAACACAAACCACGATGATCAAACACCCCTAATGGACCGCCAAAACTGGTAAAGTCATCCTTGAGCCAATCGGCTTCCTGGAGTCGGGTTGCCAGATGGACATAAATAACGTGGTCACTGTTTTTATAAATGACATAAAAACCGGGCAGCTTCATATTACTGATAAATTCTACTACTGCCGAAAAATTAGCAATGGCATTGCTACCCCGTTCACCGATGGCGTAATTGGCAGCCACCAAAACAATGGGAATTAACGGACAGTCAAGGCCATAAGAAAGAGCGGCAGCGGTATAGGGAAGGGTATCCGAACCATGTGCAATGATGACACCATCATAATCGCTGAGTCGATAGGATTGTAAGGTTTCGATGATCTTCAGCCAGTGCTTTGGTTCGGCGTTTTCGCTAAGAATATTAAAGGGACGGACGACGTCGAATTCGACGGCGCGGCTATGATGTTCTCGATAATAAGACAGCAAGTCGTCACCGCGGCTGGAATCCACATTGATACAGTGGTCGTTGACAGCGCTGCCGATGGTCCCCCCCGTTAATAATAATAAGATCTTGGGTGTATTTTCCATAGTTGAGTATCCTTTCGGTAATTTAGAATAATTATAGCATCTAATGATGGTCAGGGGAATAAAAAAAGCAAACATCAGATGCGTGTTTGCTTTTTTAAAATGGTTGTCAGCTTTATTTAAAACGAGCGCGTTACTTCATTTCGTTTTGACCAAGGGTGGTGTTTTGCATATAAAGGTTGGAAAAATTCGGATCTGTTGCGAGCTCAATATGGGTGGTTATCGTCGGGATATGCTCACAGCGTTTGGCTTCATCCTGAGAAAGCAAGAAAAGCTGGGAACCGGTCCCGGCACCATTGCCGATGGAACGAATGGGAACACCGGCAATTTCCGGAAGCAAACCGATAAATTGGGCATTTTCGATATCAATATAATTTCCAAAAGCACCGGCCAGGGTTATTTCCTTGAGATCTTCTGCTTTGATACCGTATTTTTCGGTCAATAGACAGCAACCTGTAAAAATGGCGGCCTTGGCCAATTGTACAGCCCGGACATCCTTTTGGGTAATAATCATCTCTTTGCCGTTGGGGTTATCCTCATGACGAACAAAAATAAAATAGCGTTGATTGTTTTCATCTATCTTAAAACGATCCTTTAATGGATGATTATCAAGATCCTCACCTTTAATAAAATTTCCGCGGTTGTAGATTAGTTTTTCCCGATAGAGGAAGGCGATGGCATCGATGATACCTGAACCGCAAAAACCAAGGGGAGCCACGTTGCCGATGACATGGCATTTAATTTCATTGTCAACCAGATTAATTTTTTCAATCGCGCCAGTGGTGCCCCTCATCCCCATATGGATGCCGGCGCCTTCTAAGGCCGGCCCACAGGCAGTTGAAGCGACAAAGTATCGGCTACCGTTGCCTACGGCAATTTCTCCGTTTGTTCCTAAATCAATCATGAGACGATAGGCGTCATCTTTTGGCAGCCCCAATAGAACAGCGGTAGTATCGGCGCCGACAAACCCGCCCAATAAAGGCAGAAAGGTTATTTTTCCACTAGGATTTATGTTGATATTAAGTTCTTCGGCCTTCAGGACAACCATGTCCCGAGTAATGCCGGTAAAAGGAGAAAGACCTAAATGCAGGGGGTTTAAACCCAGAAAAAGATGTGCCATGGTACTGTTGCCACAGAAGACACATTCGTAAACTGCTTCAGATGGTATTTTGGATTCATAAAAAAGGTTCGATAAAATCGTGTTAACCGTTTCAATGATGGCGTGTTGGATATTCATCAGGTTTTCTGAAGACGTAGAAGCATAATCAATACGACTAATCACGTCTCCGCCAAAAGAAATTTGCTTATTCAGGGAAGAATATTGGTGGATTAGAACCCCGTTTGTCAAGTCATAAAGGTAACCGACAACAGAGGTGGTACCAATGTCAAAGGCGATTCCGTAAGCATTTATTGCCTCAGTGGCCGGGATCAGATCGATGACTTCATCATCGTATAGTATGAAATTCATCAGTGGAAGGTTCTTTTGATGAAAAATATCAGATGATTTTCGCAATACTTTAATAGAAGGCATCTTAACCGGCATTTCAAGGGCGGCTCGGATCGTTTCAAGATCATAGGAGCACATCTCGGTTTTTAATGCCGTGATTGGAACGGTAGCCACTCTGGTTTTGGGATTAAAACTCAACTCTCCATTGCTGGTTGTTTCCAGTATTTGGGATAGCGCCGCCTCTTTTGAAATAAAAATGGCCATGTCCTGAGAAACGAGATGTTGACAACTCAGGACTTCAGAAACTAAATCGTTTTCACGAATAGTAACAAGACATTTTTTGCACGTTCCTTTGCCTCCACAGACCAGGTTTTGTGGAAAACCAACTAAAGCGCAAGCTTGGGCAACTGTTTTTCCGGCTTCAACCATAACGTTTTTATCCAACAACGGAAAAAAAACACGAATAGTATTCAAAGATGACATAAATTTATCCTTCCTTAATCATAAATTTGGGCAAACTATAAAATATTATCTAGACTATACTCATTATAACCATTTAAAATTAGATTTTCAACAAAATAGAAAAATATCGACAGGGAAAATCAGAAATGGTCAGCAGATACAGGCAAGATAAATGCGACATCAGTCAAGACAGATGAGGAGGATTATAATTTAAACGTGAAAATAATGGGACAATGCTGTGAAGAAAGAACTTAACGGTTATCCGGGGTATCAGACTGCTAAAGAGTTGATATGAATAACAAGAATGCGGTATCAGCACGGCATTCTTGTTATTTTTTGCCTGAGTATTAACAAAAAAAAGAATATTGCTATTCTAGTCAGGGAAAATGCGTGTAAAATATTGACTGGAATAGTTAGGTTGAGAAGTTTGATGAGGTCGAATTATGGAGATATATTACTTGAAGATGGATTGTTTGAGAAATAACAAACAATGAAAGAGAAAAAAATGACTTAAATTAGAAAAATATTGACATTTCATTTAAATAATGATAATCTGAACTTAAATTGTATATACAAGTAAATAGTGGACTAGCTGCCCTTCCCTATTTGTAGGTCAAAAAAAGAAGGACAAATGAAATAGCATCAGTTTGGACGGTTGAAAATTCAAAAAAGAGCTCCGGAGGTGAACGCAGTAAATGATCAAAAGACAAAGGTAGTTTTATCGGATTGAATCAATTTGAGGATTAAATGAAAAAGCGTAAAATAGTTTTTAATTACTAAAATTGGAAATTTGATCAAATTAAGGGTTTGTTAATCCTGAAGAATCAATATAATTGAAGTACGGGAATTATGATAGAGACAAAATGCTTTGACTTGGCGAAATAAAGTGTTGCTTTATGTTGCAGAGTAAAATATTGTTCTAAATATTGATGTAAACCCCGTAAATGTAAACGTTATTCGCTTTTTTTCAGTAAAAAATTGTCACATTTATTATTTGATTTTTAGTTTGAAATCATATATCATAAATGCAGATGTTAAAAATTTATCAAAGTATTGGAGGAAAAAAATGGGATTTAAATCAGATATTGAGATTGCACAAGAGGCTACCCCACAGGACATCCGTGAGATAGCAAAGAAATTGGGTTTAACGGAAGATGATCTGGATTTATACGGATTGAGATTGCACAAGAGGCTACCCCACAGGACATCCGTGAGATAGCAAAGAAATTGGGTTTAACGGAAGATGATCTGGATTTATACGGATTGAGATTGCACAAGAGGCTACCCCACAGGACATCCGTGAGATAGCAAAGAAATTGGGTTTAACGGAAGATGATCTGGATTTATACGGTAAGTATAAAGCAAAGGTTGACTATAACCTGTTAAAGAAATCAACGGGCAAAAAAGCACGGTTGATCTTAACTACCGCCATTAATCCAACACCAGCCGGTGAAGGAAAAACGACCACCACAATCGGGGTTGCCGATGGTTTATCACGAATTGGCAAGAACACCCTGGTGGCTTTGAGAGAGCCATCATTAGGACCCGTATTCGGTGTTAAAGGCGGAGCTGCCGGCGGTGGATATGCCCAAGTTG is a window encoding:
- a CDS encoding uroporphyrinogen decarboxylase family protein yields the protein MLTVKENLKEVLTGGNPDRFVKQFEFMQMIMSVPSCRIKPAMGEEVVNEWGVTIRWPEGQLGSFPVHDADHILLKDVTEWRDYVKAPNVVFPAEAWEKAIADAKAVDHDNKYVTAFIAPGVFELTHYLMGMENALMSFYEEPEAMVELIDYITEFELAYAKELVTHLKPEVIFHHDDWGSQISTFLSPAMFEEFFLPAYKKIYGFYKENGVELIVHHSDSYAATLVPYMIEMGIDIWQGVMTTNDMPKMIKEYGGKITFMGGVHSGVIDHPAWTKEQVEEEFTRACHECGKLYFIPGACQGMGVSSFPGVYEASDVAIDKMSKEMF
- a CDS encoding NAD(P)/FAD-dependent oxidoreductase; translated protein: MHDVAIIGAGIIGTSIARALGRYKLSVVIFDKENDVSMGATKANSAIVHGGFAESHTKVKGGLCYKGRKQFDQLDKELNFGFEKVGSLVLAFEEDQLEKLKSLYENGLANGLDDLEILDHDQIMAMEPNVNPDVKYALYCKGAGICSPYEMAIAMAENAVANGVELLLNTEITAIEKTADGFNLTDHSGKNYQSRFVINAGGVSSDTISQMVGLDYFSITPRTGEYLLMVRGSSSIINTVLFQMPTKMGKGILVAPTYFGNLIIGPDAVNEDTVDKSTHSERLLKIFNEAKHTTDKLNIKQFVRSFTGVRAVSSTDDFIIEATPVTGFINCAGIQSPGLTSSPAITEMVLDFLKNQNCPFEEDPSFNPYRAPIITRSELKPLKEITPFVDIDSSPEKIICRCEQVSEATIIDAMNRGITVTTVDGIKRRTRAGFGWCQGTFCRPRVAEVMERVLGHEIDSGFDVEHSGVNRVGKNEIVDYISKHTD
- a CDS encoding asparaginase, producing the protein MENTPKILLLLTGGTIGSAVNDHCINVDSSRGDDLLSYYREHHSRAVEFDVVRPFNILSENAEPKHWLKIIETLQSYRLSDYDGVIIAHGSDTLPYTAAALSYGLDCPLIPIVLVAANYAIGERGSNAIANFSAVVEFISNMKLPGFYVIYKNSDHVIYVHLATRLQEADWLKDDFTSFGGPLGVFDHRGLCCVPTAKNPTMMKLYNPSPDDIPVVKEFRNEVLALRAYPGLNYEVIDLQKFKL
- a CDS encoding ASKHA domain-containing protein, whose product is MSSLNTIRVFFPLLDKNVMVEAGKTVAQACALVGFPQNLVCGGKGTCKKCLVTIRENDLVSEVLSCQHLVSQDMAIFISKEAALSQILETTSNGELSFNPKTRVATVPITALKTEMCSYDLETIRAALEMPVKMPSIKVLRKSSDIFHQKNLPLMNFILYDDEVIDLIPATEAINAYGIAFDIGTTSVVGYLYDLTNGVLIHQYSSLNKQISFGGDVISRIDYASTSSENLMNIQHAIIETVNTILSNLFYESKIPSEAVYECVFCGNSTMAHLFLGLNPLHLGLSPFTGITRDMVVLKAEELNININPSGKITFLPLLGGFVGADTTAVLLGLPKDDAYRLMIDLGTNGEIAVGNGSRYFVASTACGPALEGAGIHMGMRGTTGAIEKINLVDNEIKCHVIGNVAPLGFCGSGIIDAIAFLYREKLIYNRGNFIKGEDLDNHPLKDRFKIDENNQRYFIFVRHEDNPNGKEMIITQKDVRAVQLAKAAIFTGCCLLTEKYGIKAEDLKEITLAGAFGNYIDIENAQFIGLLPEIAGVPIRSIGNGAGTGSQLFLLSQDEAKRCEHIPTITTHIELATDPNFSNLYMQNTTLGQNEMK